The following are encoded together in the Thalassomonas haliotis genome:
- a CDS encoding AHH domain-containing protein: MEFGETVAVTDALAAKNKCVICGKSHSKAKQKKITETAPADANWHRKGMSKVFEKINAKTKIYPNNAFPPPYSHQGHHCLALSAFTENSNSSSPTDRNVTLNFYLNEVGFYPNRKQNCIGLPALPAHAAYDDFWLALDYKKPLQMHGQAHDESYFSQCRALLARLRLIMSRKTVCEKKTEEQWKKALEKKIAQAENYAFTCLAAANMPWRLHPVDLRFATQLYFMPLHEVKVLEKEHVHITGYGRGEDYWKVRYPKVNLDTGGF, translated from the coding sequence ATGGAATTTGGTGAAACAGTAGCCGTTACAGATGCGCTGGCAGCAAAAAATAAATGTGTTATTTGCGGTAAGTCTCATAGTAAGGCCAAGCAGAAAAAGATAACAGAAACGGCGCCTGCTGATGCTAATTGGCACCGAAAAGGCATGAGCAAAGTCTTTGAAAAAATAAATGCGAAGACAAAGATTTATCCAAATAACGCTTTTCCTCCGCCCTACTCTCATCAAGGCCATCACTGTTTGGCATTATCGGCTTTTACAGAAAACTCCAATTCATCGAGTCCTACTGATAGAAATGTCACCTTAAACTTCTATTTAAATGAAGTGGGCTTCTATCCTAACCGTAAGCAAAACTGCATAGGATTGCCTGCTTTGCCCGCTCATGCTGCCTATGATGATTTTTGGCTGGCACTGGATTATAAAAAGCCATTACAGATGCATGGGCAAGCACATGATGAAAGCTATTTTAGCCAGTGCAGGGCATTGTTAGCTCGACTTCGCCTTATTATGTCAAGAAAAACCGTCTGTGAGAAAAAGACAGAAGAGCAATGGAAGAAGGCGCTTGAAAAAAAGATAGCTCAAGCCGAGAACTATGCTTTTACCTGCCTTGCGGCTGCAAATATGCCATGGCGGCTGCACCCTGTAGATCTGCGCTTTGCCACACAATTGTATTTTATGCCTTTGCACGAGGTAAAGGTGTTAGAGAAAGAACATGTCCATATCACAGGTTACGGACGCGGTGAAGATTACTGGAAAGTCAGATACCCAAAAGTAAATTTAGATACCGGTGGTTTTTAA
- a CDS encoding Imm43 family immunity protein, with protein sequence MFFVLEYTNSPAIIGGLSYQESSIGCDWLEGMKLASVPEQMFVTIENSPAALPDYFDVADAPVVSGDFINALSSAGADNFEAYPVLVEINGQALSGFFALNIIGRVSALDQEKSDYVLDTSEDPEDLIIMRMKSMALKSEFIQSFHLFRLDEYQDVIIISESVKNKISALTGVKVSPAQGWSDSHRF encoded by the coding sequence ATGTTTTTTGTCTTAGAATACACCAACAGTCCCGCAATTATTGGCGGATTAAGTTATCAGGAGTCGTCTATAGGATGTGATTGGCTAGAGGGCATGAAATTAGCTTCCGTTCCTGAACAAATGTTTGTCACGATAGAAAACTCTCCTGCTGCGTTACCCGATTATTTTGATGTAGCCGATGCTCCTGTTGTCAGTGGCGATTTTATCAATGCATTGTCATCGGCTGGCGCCGATAATTTTGAGGCTTATCCTGTGTTAGTTGAAATAAACGGGCAAGCACTCTCCGGTTTTTTTGCTTTAAATATCATTGGCCGGGTAAGCGCCCTTGACCAGGAAAAATCCGACTATGTATTAGACACTAGTGAAGACCCAGAGGATCTTATCATTATGCGTATGAAAAGCATGGCCCTCAAATCAGAGTTCATTCAGTCTTTTCATTTATTCCGCTTAGATGAATACCAAGATGTCATCATAATCTCAGAATCCGTCAAAAATAAAATAAGCGCCTTAACCGGCGTTAAAGTTTCACCAGCGCAAGGTTGGAGTGACAGCCATCGCTTCTGA
- a CDS encoding class I SAM-dependent methyltransferase — protein MDYLEINKEAWDKRTQVHVSSQFYDVEGFIAGKSSLNITERQLLGDVTGKSLLHLQCHFGLDTLSWARLGAKVTGVDLSSQAIAQAKALAQTVKLPARFINSDIYSFGETSSEQFDIVFTSYGVLCWLPDLDLWAKTIAKSLKPGGRFHLVEFHPFNDVLSGYCYFPGKAPDIEEEGTYTENCSGETSTTLTWPHSLSEVIAALINAGIVIQGFQEYAYSPYHCFPDLEYIQGQGYRLLFKGRAIPLLYSVTGQKSPEK, from the coding sequence ATGGATTATCTGGAAATTAATAAAGAAGCCTGGGACAAGCGTACCCAAGTGCATGTTAGCTCTCAATTTTATGATGTCGAAGGTTTTATTGCCGGCAAGTCTTCCCTTAATATCACAGAACGGCAGTTGCTGGGGGACGTCACCGGCAAAAGTTTACTGCACCTGCAATGTCATTTTGGCCTGGATACTTTGTCCTGGGCCCGGCTGGGAGCTAAGGTAACCGGGGTAGACTTGTCATCACAAGCGATAGCTCAGGCAAAGGCGCTGGCGCAAACCGTGAAGCTGCCGGCCCGCTTTATCAACAGCGATATCTATAGCTTTGGGGAAACCAGCAGCGAGCAATTCGATATTGTTTTTACCTCTTATGGCGTTTTATGCTGGCTGCCGGATCTGGATCTTTGGGCAAAAACCATAGCTAAATCCTTAAAACCCGGGGGCCGCTTTCACCTGGTGGAATTTCATCCTTTCAACGATGTCTTGTCCGGATATTGTTATTTTCCGGGCAAGGCGCCGGATATTGAAGAAGAGGGAACTTATACCGAAAACTGCTCGGGCGAGACCTCGACGACACTGACCTGGCCACATTCTCTGAGCGAGGTTATAGCTGCCTTGATTAACGCGGGTATTGTAATCCAAGGTTTTCAAGAGTATGCCTACAGTCCCTATCATTGCTTCCCTGACCTTGAATATATTCAGGGGCAAGGTTACCGCTTGCTATTTAAAGGGCGAGCTATTCCTTTGCTTTACTCGGTAACGGGCCAAAAATCACCTGAAAAATAG
- a CDS encoding pilus assembly protein, with amino-acid sequence MNKWLGCGLLILISGYLAAEDIELYVGDVSQRSGTKPQVLIIFDNSGSMSTTEEVKTPYDPDTVYPAIGGFSSLSDKFIYFTKGTGIDGTIPVPDSPSEARRFLDDINSCHTAKLRLDSVGYYTGHIREYSFQGNSGSWQEIPDNSGANIEVIDCWDDVNLLDPENAGILKKNSPLEALPHGYPVDGQGSKQNPVYYTANAADSQTQLGTGEVVTLYTDNYLRWSQSDSISTISRSRLDIAKDTVTDLIESAPSIDFGLQIFNHNHSGEYTRDGGRVVFGIQESTEAARQELIDIITLELDAETNTPLCETLYEARRYFGGLSVDFGDNDSNRGSRYKGNTPPRDTSVEDNKTYIAPYTGCSNQVYVILITDGQPTRDLAADTYVSGLPGIGAPFNVNGTNNYLAALAGWMNTNDINDDIDGNQHATLFTIGFGEDAINDAGELLLEAATLGGGQYYPAEDPSSLLSSLQSALIEIARENTSFTSPSIASNNFDRTETLDSVYYAMFLPDRGPRWQGNIKKLKVVNGVQVDRTNSSAINSEGSIEDSAKTFWTESASADGNEVKEGGVAEMLRTKSDRNILSDLGASGALVSLTKANAEAAYGGSAALAAKLDVAEDEVEAHLDWAMGEDVDDADNDGSTADIRFDVFADPLHSKPLVINYGGSSASQDVRIIIGTNAGVLHMFDDNGDSVDESWAFMPKEFFPNIKTLKNNYPTSAKVYGIDGSASSYILDNNGDGTISSASGDKAWIFVGLRRGGSSYYALDITIPDSPKLLWHIDSSTSGYSELGQSWSQPRVGYSALNVVSGTASPVIFFGGGYDIGKDSPGAGSNDSVGRAIYMADAKTGTLLWSLSPATASGNHTQVSSLTDSIPASIGTLDSDADGLIDRLYAGDSGGNVWRVDMPGNTPNSSDTPWTAFKLAQLGGSTTADDRRFFSEPSIVRTLISDTIETSVTDEHNETTTVVTRQERPYEAILIGSGDRSTPSATDTDDKFFMIRDETVFTQSFSDTSTPPTPDAIAITDLYDYTNNPFGQTLTSQERETLELAVSSKSGWFVDYSGSGEKSLSAATAVAGVAYFTSFTPASGSNSNTCELNAGAGVLYAVDLALGTTIYDWRQLSVGDRIPDTPTVIIPPDDSSEHNKLLFVGVGKGTDGGTITLCSSDDCDPGDPDEDDPDGISLKTMRTYLYVTESQ; translated from the coding sequence ATGAACAAGTGGTTAGGGTGCGGTTTACTTATTTTGATCTCAGGTTATCTTGCGGCTGAAGATATTGAACTCTATGTCGGCGATGTTTCCCAGCGCAGCGGCACTAAACCCCAGGTACTGATCATTTTCGACAACTCAGGCAGTATGAGTACCACGGAAGAAGTCAAAACCCCTTACGATCCCGATACCGTTTATCCCGCCATCGGCGGTTTCAGCAGTTTATCCGATAAATTTATTTATTTTACCAAAGGCACCGGGATTGACGGCACTATCCCGGTGCCTGACAGCCCAAGCGAAGCCCGGCGTTTTTTAGATGATATTAACAGCTGCCATACCGCCAAATTACGCCTGGACAGTGTCGGCTATTATACCGGCCATATCCGAGAATATAGCTTTCAGGGTAACTCCGGCAGCTGGCAGGAGATCCCCGATAACAGCGGCGCCAACATTGAAGTTATCGACTGCTGGGATGACGTTAACCTGCTGGATCCGGAAAATGCCGGTATCTTAAAGAAAAACTCACCGTTAGAAGCCTTACCCCATGGTTACCCGGTGGACGGACAGGGCAGCAAACAAAACCCGGTTTATTATACCGCCAATGCGGCAGATTCCCAGACCCAGCTGGGCACCGGGGAAGTGGTGACCTTATATACGGATAACTACCTGCGCTGGAGTCAAAGCGACAGTATTTCGACGATTAGCCGCAGCCGGCTTGATATCGCCAAGGATACCGTCACCGACTTGATTGAATCGGCGCCGTCGATTGATTTTGGCCTGCAAATTTTTAACCACAACCACAGCGGGGAATATACCCGTGATGGCGGGCGGGTGGTGTTTGGCATCCAGGAGAGTACCGAAGCGGCGCGCCAGGAGCTGATAGATATCATTACCCTGGAGCTGGATGCGGAAACCAATACGCCACTCTGTGAAACCTTGTATGAGGCGCGCCGCTATTTTGGTGGTTTGTCGGTGGACTTTGGCGACAATGACTCAAACCGGGGGTCAAGATATAAAGGCAATACCCCGCCACGGGATACCTCGGTAGAAGATAATAAAACCTATATTGCCCCTTATACCGGCTGTAGTAATCAGGTTTATGTCATTTTGATCACCGATGGCCAGCCGACCCGGGATCTGGCGGCAGATACTTATGTCAGCGGCCTGCCCGGCATAGGAGCGCCTTTTAATGTTAACGGCACCAATAACTACCTGGCGGCTTTGGCGGGCTGGATGAATACCAATGATATCAATGACGATATTGACGGCAACCAACATGCTACTTTATTTACTATCGGCTTTGGTGAAGATGCCATCAATGATGCCGGTGAATTGTTGCTTGAAGCTGCAACCTTAGGTGGCGGGCAATATTACCCCGCCGAAGACCCCAGCAGTTTACTTTCTTCGCTACAGTCGGCGCTGATTGAAATTGCCCGTGAAAACACCAGCTTTACTTCACCGTCTATAGCTTCCAATAACTTCGACCGTACCGAAACCCTGGACTCGGTTTATTATGCGATGTTTTTACCGGATCGGGGACCGCGCTGGCAGGGCAATATTAAAAAGCTTAAAGTTGTTAACGGGGTGCAGGTGGACAGGACCAATAGCTCGGCCATCAACAGTGAAGGCAGTATAGAAGACAGTGCCAAAACCTTTTGGACCGAGTCAGCAAGTGCTGATGGCAATGAGGTTAAAGAGGGCGGGGTGGCAGAAATGCTGCGCACTAAAAGCGACCGTAATATTTTAAGTGATCTCGGTGCTTCCGGCGCTTTGGTCTCCCTGACCAAGGCCAATGCCGAAGCGGCCTATGGCGGCAGTGCCGCCCTGGCGGCAAAACTGGATGTGGCTGAGGATGAAGTTGAAGCCCATCTTGACTGGGCCATGGGCGAAGATGTCGATGATGCCGATAATGACGGTTCCACTGCGGATATCCGCTTTGATGTTTTTGCCGACCCGTTACATTCCAAGCCGCTGGTGATCAATTATGGCGGTTCCAGTGCGTCCCAGGATGTCCGTATTATTATCGGCACCAATGCCGGGGTCCTGCATATGTTTGACGATAACGGCGATAGTGTGGACGAAAGTTGGGCCTTTATGCCTAAGGAGTTTTTCCCCAATATCAAAACCCTGAAGAATAATTATCCTACCTCCGCTAAGGTCTATGGCATTGACGGCTCGGCCTCTTCCTACATTTTAGATAATAACGGTGACGGTACCATCAGCAGCGCCAGTGGCGATAAAGCCTGGATTTTTGTCGGCCTGCGCCGGGGCGGCTCTTCTTATTATGCCCTGGATATCACCATTCCCGATTCGCCGAAATTATTGTGGCATATTGACAGCAGCACATCGGGTTACAGCGAACTGGGACAATCCTGGTCGCAACCCAGGGTCGGATATTCGGCACTTAATGTTGTCAGCGGCACTGCCAGTCCGGTGATTTTTTTCGGCGGCGGTTATGACATTGGTAAAGACAGCCCGGGGGCCGGCAGCAATGACAGTGTCGGCAGGGCTATTTATATGGCGGATGCCAAAACCGGTACCTTATTGTGGAGTTTGAGTCCGGCCACCGCATCCGGTAACCATACCCAGGTATCTAGCTTAACCGACAGTATTCCTGCCAGTATAGGTACCTTAGACAGTGACGCAGACGGCCTGATAGACCGCTTATATGCCGGAGATAGCGGCGGCAATGTCTGGCGTGTTGATATGCCCGGCAATACCCCCAATAGCAGTGATACCCCGTGGACGGCTTTTAAACTGGCGCAGCTGGGCGGCAGCACGACCGCAGATGACAGGCGATTTTTCAGTGAGCCTTCCATTGTCAGGACATTGATCAGCGATACCATAGAGACTTCAGTTACCGATGAACACAATGAAACCACCACGGTAGTCACGCGCCAGGAAAGGCCTTATGAGGCGATTTTGATCGGCAGCGGTGACCGCTCGACCCCCTCGGCAACCGATACCGACGACAAGTTTTTTATGATCCGTGATGAAACGGTTTTTACCCAGTCTTTTAGCGATACCAGTACGCCGCCGACCCCGGATGCCATAGCGATCACCGATCTTTATGATTATACCAATAATCCCTTTGGTCAGACCCTGACCAGCCAGGAGCGGGAAACGCTGGAGCTTGCCGTAAGCAGTAAAAGCGGCTGGTTTGTCGACTACAGCGGCAGCGGTGAAAAAAGCTTATCGGCAGCGACGGCGGTGGCCGGTGTTGCCTATTTTACTTCCTTTACCCCGGCATCGGGCAGTAACAGCAATACCTGTGAACTCAATGCCGGTGCCGGAGTCTTATATGCCGTTGATTTGGCGCTGGGGACGACGATTTATGACTGGCGGCAATTAAGTGTCGGCGACAGGATCCCGGATACCCCGACAGTGATCATTCCGCCGGATGACAGCTCGGAGCATAATAAATTATTATTTGTCGGCGTAGGCAAAGGAACCGATGGCGGCACTATTACCTTGTGCAGCAGCGATGATTGTGACCCGGGAGATCCGGACGAAGACGATCCCGATGGCATCAGCTTAAAAACCATGCGTACTTACCTTTATGTGACTGAGTCCCAGTAA
- a CDS encoding 16S rRNA pseudouridine(516) synthase encodes MTLSTSRLDRFISTQCQISRRDVRLMLAQKRILVDGVIANNIDHIIDKFSHISLDNQVLQANQASYVMLHKPVGVVSATKDAQHKTVLDILDLPGHVDKTDLHLVGRLDLNTSGLVLLTNDSRWSEGLTSPEKKVEKLYRVTLQNKLNADYIEAFNQGMYFAYEKITTRPAKLEIISDHVAMVSLVEGRYHQIKRMFGRFQNPVVALHRVAIGSLILTAQLKVGESRLLTPQEVAGI; translated from the coding sequence ATGACATTAAGCACATCGAGACTCGACCGCTTTATCAGTACACAATGTCAGATCAGCCGCCGGGATGTCCGGTTAATGTTGGCGCAAAAGCGTATCTTGGTAGACGGGGTTATCGCCAATAATATCGACCATATTATTGATAAGTTTTCTCATATCAGCCTGGATAACCAAGTACTGCAGGCCAACCAGGCAAGTTATGTCATGTTGCATAAACCTGTTGGCGTGGTCAGTGCAACAAAAGATGCTCAACATAAAACCGTGCTTGATATATTGGATTTACCAGGGCATGTTGATAAAACGGATTTGCACCTTGTCGGCCGCCTCGACTTGAACACGTCGGGTCTGGTATTGTTAACCAATGACAGTCGTTGGTCCGAGGGGTTAACCTCACCGGAAAAGAAGGTGGAAAAGTTATACCGGGTGACTTTGCAAAATAAGCTCAACGCCGATTACATTGAGGCGTTTAATCAAGGAATGTATTTTGCCTATGAAAAAATTACCACCCGCCCGGCTAAGTTGGAAATAATATCGGATCATGTTGCTATGGTGTCACTCGTTGAAGGTCGGTATCATCAAATAAAACGTATGTTTGGACGTTTTCAAAACCCGGTTGTTGCTTTGCACCGGGTGGCGATAGGCTCATTAATATTAACGGCGCAACTTAAAGTAGGGGAAAGCCGTTTATTAACACCGCAGGAAGTTGCCGGTATTTAG
- a CDS encoding zinc ribbon domain-containing protein YjdM: MSLPACPKCNSEFVYQDQNHLTCPECAHEWNPSEAPGEDEALTIKDANGTLLAEGDKVTLIKDLKIKGSSQVLKIGTKAVIRRIVEGKDHQLDCKVDGAGEMMVTAKFVKRA; the protein is encoded by the coding sequence ATGTCCCTTCCTGCTTGCCCCAAGTGCAATTCTGAGTTTGTGTACCAAGATCAAAATCATTTGACCTGTCCGGAGTGTGCGCATGAATGGAACCCGTCAGAAGCCCCTGGCGAAGATGAAGCATTGACGATAAAAGATGCCAACGGAACCTTGCTGGCAGAAGGTGATAAGGTCACGTTAATTAAAGATCTTAAAATAAAAGGCAGCTCCCAGGTGCTTAAAATTGGTACTAAAGCCGTTATCAGACGAATCGTTGAAGGAAAAGATCATCAACTGGACTGCAAAGTGGATGGTGCAGGCGAAATGATGGTGACGGCGAAATTTGTCAAGAGAGCCTGA
- a CDS encoding tetratricopeptide repeat protein, with translation MMVLNIRLIAVVLFIIFANGVFQAHAQSSTTEAEQISKPLYKPFIERYILDELKQLRQDQQAMKSELIEKVSVARLDASDRAIRYTADTTNNIFYIITAAASLLVLLGWKSLKDIKDNIELITEKRVETLTVEYEKRLDTIETALKERSAQIVAAQQDISDNALVHSLWMRAGLEKSEHEKIKIYDQILEVNANDVEALTYKADTLLDLDEDSWALSLVNQALENDSGYALAYWQKACAEAKLELYSEAIADIKQALELSKALQEELLTELYFENLKDHPDFNTLTAGISSGA, from the coding sequence ATGATGGTATTAAATATCCGGTTGATTGCTGTAGTGCTGTTTATTATTTTTGCCAATGGTGTGTTTCAGGCTCATGCCCAAAGCTCGACGACTGAAGCAGAGCAGATAAGCAAACCTTTATATAAACCCTTTATTGAAAGATATATTCTTGATGAGCTGAAACAGCTGCGCCAGGACCAGCAGGCGATGAAATCAGAGTTAATCGAGAAAGTATCTGTTGCCCGGTTGGATGCCTCAGACCGGGCCATCAGGTACACGGCAGATACAACAAACAATATTTTTTACATCATCACAGCAGCAGCTTCTCTGTTGGTTCTGCTTGGCTGGAAATCATTGAAAGATATTAAAGACAACATTGAGTTAATAACAGAAAAAAGGGTGGAAACCCTTACTGTAGAATATGAAAAAAGACTCGATACCATAGAAACAGCTCTTAAAGAACGCTCTGCCCAAATTGTCGCTGCACAGCAAGACATCTCTGATAATGCCCTTGTGCATTCGTTGTGGATGAGGGCCGGGCTTGAAAAAAGCGAACATGAAAAAATTAAAATTTACGATCAAATTTTAGAGGTAAATGCCAATGACGTTGAGGCCTTAACGTATAAAGCCGATACACTTTTAGATCTTGATGAGGATTCCTGGGCATTGTCATTAGTCAATCAAGCCCTGGAGAACGACAGCGGTTACGCCTTGGCGTATTGGCAGAAAGCTTGTGCAGAAGCAAAACTAGAACTGTATAGCGAAGCTATCGCAGATATCAAGCAGGCACTTGAGCTTTCAAAAGCCCTGCAGGAAGAGCTGTTAACTGAATTGTATTTTGAGAATTTAAAAGACCATCCTGATTTCAATACCTTGACAGCCGGTATCAGTTCAGGAGCATAA
- a CDS encoding nitrite reductase, whose translation MKIKRLICKKVGLTFALASLTVSAAQAGTAKDNKAAEKLYVEHCQSCHGVGRLGAMGPALFPENLSRLRKNKAVKVIENGRAATQMPAFNKTLDQGEIASLIDYIYTPAKALPQWNLADIKATNIQHFEQSKLPNKPQFAADLMNLFIVVELGDHSATLLNGDTFEPITRFKTRFALHGGPKYSPDGRFVYFASRDGWISKYDIYNMKIVSEVRAGINTRNLAVSSDGKYAIVGNYLPHNVVILDTQDLSPIEMIETKSSEGVSSRVSAVYNAPPRHSFIVALKDVKEVWEIPYSDKGGVDVYKGWAHDYRKDGGEGKVENWKSEDKFPVRRIQTQDYLDDFFFDPDYINLIGTARNSHNGQVINFDTKKKVATIELTGMPHLGSGITWDYQGKEVFASPNIKEGKITVIEMENWQVIKEIKTEGPGFFMRSHSKSPYAWADVFFGPNKEKVHIIKKDTLEIVKTIAPAPGKTAAHVEFTKDGKYVLLSIWDNDGAVIVYDANTLEEVKRLPMKKPSGKYNVYNKINYERGTSH comes from the coding sequence ATGAAAATAAAACGATTGATTTGCAAAAAAGTTGGCTTAACGTTTGCCTTAGCCTCCTTAACCGTATCTGCTGCACAGGCAGGTACAGCGAAAGATAATAAAGCAGCCGAAAAGCTCTATGTTGAACATTGTCAGTCATGTCACGGTGTTGGCCGTTTAGGCGCTATGGGGCCGGCATTATTTCCTGAAAACCTGTCTCGGCTGAGAAAAAACAAAGCGGTTAAGGTTATTGAAAACGGCCGGGCGGCTACACAAATGCCCGCTTTTAACAAAACGTTAGACCAAGGGGAAATAGCCAGTTTAATTGATTATATTTATACACCCGCAAAAGCATTGCCGCAGTGGAACCTGGCAGATATCAAGGCCACCAATATTCAGCACTTCGAGCAAAGCAAGTTGCCAAACAAGCCGCAATTTGCTGCCGATTTAATGAATTTATTTATTGTGGTTGAATTAGGCGATCACAGTGCAACCTTGCTTAATGGCGATACTTTTGAACCTATTACCCGCTTTAAAACGCGTTTTGCCTTGCACGGAGGGCCTAAATATTCACCTGATGGCCGCTTTGTTTATTTTGCTTCCCGAGATGGCTGGATCAGCAAATATGACATTTACAACATGAAAATTGTCAGTGAGGTCAGGGCTGGCATCAATACCCGAAATTTAGCGGTTTCAAGCGATGGTAAATATGCCATTGTCGGTAATTACCTGCCACATAATGTAGTGATTTTAGATACTCAGGATTTATCGCCCATTGAAATGATTGAAACGAAAAGTAGCGAAGGTGTCAGCTCGCGTGTCAGTGCCGTATACAATGCGCCACCGCGCCATAGTTTTATTGTTGCGCTTAAAGACGTTAAAGAAGTGTGGGAAATTCCCTACAGCGATAAAGGCGGCGTGGATGTCTATAAAGGCTGGGCGCACGATTATCGAAAAGATGGCGGCGAAGGCAAGGTTGAGAACTGGAAAAGCGAAGACAAGTTTCCGGTACGGCGTATTCAAACACAAGATTACTTGGATGACTTTTTCTTCGATCCTGACTACATCAACCTGATAGGTACCGCGCGTAACAGCCATAATGGCCAAGTGATCAACTTTGATACCAAGAAAAAAGTGGCCACGATTGAGCTTACCGGCATGCCGCATTTAGGCTCAGGCATTACCTGGGATTACCAAGGTAAAGAAGTTTTTGCTTCTCCTAATATTAAAGAAGGCAAAATAACCGTAATAGAAATGGAGAACTGGCAGGTTATCAAGGAGATAAAAACGGAAGGACCAGGCTTCTTTATGCGTAGTCACAGCAAATCACCTTACGCCTGGGCTGATGTGTTTTTTGGTCCGAATAAAGAGAAAGTACATATTATTAAAAAAGACACCTTAGAAATCGTTAAAACGATTGCGCCGGCGCCGGGCAAAACCGCTGCACACGTTGAATTTACCAAAGATGGGAAATACGTATTGCTGAGTATTTGGGATAACGATGGCGCTGTGATTGTTTATGATGCCAATACTTTGGAAGAAGTGAAGCGTTTGCCGATGAAAAAGCCCTCAGGTAAATATAACGTGTATAACAAAATTAATTATGAGCGGGGCACCAGCCATTAG
- a CDS encoding helix-turn-helix domain-containing protein: MILKELRISRQLSQEQLAQMSGLNVRTIQRIESGKNASTESLKCLASALSVDVSTLKQDKFFPDKSSDNWKSLSLLLKIWFMLNFLQIRSKRATAVRVEVISHVSGFIFCCLGLINEAALAGGLIMLATGYLFHLLKWQGDKYGIWFEHQTIKGS; this comes from the coding sequence ATGATTCTTAAAGAATTACGTATCAGCCGCCAGCTTTCACAAGAGCAATTAGCGCAAATGTCCGGATTAAATGTCAGGACCATTCAGCGGATAGAGAGCGGCAAAAATGCCAGTACAGAGTCGCTTAAATGCCTTGCATCGGCGCTAAGTGTTGATGTATCAACCTTGAAACAGGACAAATTTTTTCCGGATAAAAGTTCAGACAATTGGAAAAGCTTATCTTTGCTGTTGAAAATTTGGTTTATGCTCAACTTCCTGCAAATTCGCTCTAAAAGAGCAACGGCTGTACGAGTTGAAGTGATATCGCATGTTAGCGGCTTTATTTTTTGCTGTTTAGGACTTATCAATGAAGCCGCGCTTGCGGGAGGATTAATTATGCTCGCTACCGGCTATTTGTTTCATCTGTTAAAATGGCAGGGTGATAAGTACGGTATCTGGTTTGAACATCAAACGATTAAAGGCAGCTAA
- a CDS encoding aldehyde-activating protein produces the protein MDYSSTCSCAKVEIKISLPKNIEEYEPRACDCDFCTARGLSYLSDPSGQLKIYHPGELEQLKQGSQQASFWQCASCNDLVAVTCEIDSQTKGAINAAMFEKQQCLKPAVSVSPKTLPPEEKLNRWNKVWLKVEFCD, from the coding sequence ATGGATTATTCAAGTACCTGTAGTTGCGCTAAGGTAGAGATTAAGATCTCACTGCCTAAAAATATTGAAGAGTACGAGCCAAGAGCATGTGATTGCGACTTTTGTACAGCAAGAGGTTTGTCATATCTGTCAGACCCGAGTGGTCAGCTGAAAATTTATCATCCAGGTGAACTTGAGCAACTTAAGCAAGGCTCACAGCAAGCTTCATTTTGGCAATGTGCATCCTGCAATGACCTGGTTGCGGTAACTTGTGAAATTGACAGTCAAACAAAAGGAGCAATAAATGCGGCTATGTTTGAGAAGCAACAATGTTTGAAGCCTGCAGTTTCCGTATCACCAAAAACTTTGCCTCCAGAAGAAAAGCTTAATCGTTGGAATAAGGTTTGGTTAAAGGTTGAGTTTTGTGATTAG
- a CDS encoding 5-carboxymethyl-2-hydroxymuconate Delta-isomerase, giving the protein MPHFIVDCAAELLTLQPEEEIMRRLHLSALESGLFKESEIKVRINPYSRYSTGGTHEPFLHVFASIMQGRSCQQKAALSKQMVTELVAMFPGLVNIAMNVSEFEKSTYCNRNML; this is encoded by the coding sequence ATGCCGCATTTTATTGTCGATTGTGCCGCTGAGCTGTTAACGCTTCAGCCGGAAGAAGAAATCATGCGTCGGCTGCATTTGTCTGCGCTGGAGTCTGGCTTATTTAAAGAAAGTGAAATTAAAGTACGCATTAATCCATACAGCCGTTACAGCACAGGCGGAACACATGAGCCTTTTCTTCATGTTTTTGCCAGCATAATGCAGGGGCGAAGTTGCCAGCAAAAAGCCGCACTTTCAAAGCAGATGGTGACTGAGCTTGTTGCTATGTTCCCCGGGCTAGTTAATATTGCCATGAATGTCAGCGAATTTGAAAAGTCTACCTATTGCAACCGGAATATGCTCTAA